One Desulfocurvibacter africanus subsp. africanus DSM 2603 DNA segment encodes these proteins:
- a CDS encoding molybdopterin-dependent aldehyde oxidoreductase produces the protein MIQKVFSVNEVEHNVIVDPEASLATVLREQLGLTGTKVGCDQGQCGACSVILDGKVVRSCAMKMKRIADGAKVTTIEGIGTPDKLHPVQQAWIAHGAAQCGFCSPGFIVSAVGLLESNQNPSRQDVRDWFQKHRNACRCTGYKPLVDAVMDAAKVVRGEMSMDDLAFKMPDDQRIWGSKYPRPTAVAKVTGTLDYGADLGVKMPKDTLHMALVQAKVSHANIKGIDTSEALKMPGVHSVLTHKDVKGKNRITGLITFPTNKGDGWDRPILCDEKVFQYGDAIAIVCADSECNARKAAEKVKVDLEELPAYMSAPAAMAEDAIEIHPGTPNVYFEQKLAKGGDTAPFFNGDGHVTVEGDFYLQRQPHMPMEPDVGFAYKGEDGKLYIHSKSIGVHLHLYMIAPGLGVEPEKLVLVANPMGGTFGYKFSPTMEALVGVAALATGRPVHLRYNYQQQQQYTGKRSPWFINLKLAADKDGTLKAMEHDYSVDHGPYSEFGDLLTLRGVQFIGAGYHIPNIRGLGRTVCTNHAWGSAFRGYGSPQSFFASESLMDILAEKLGMDPLELRYKNAYREGSTNPTGQAPEVYSLPEMIDILRPKYEAAKKKAKAESTAAVKKGVGVAVGVYGCGLDGPDSAEADVELNADGTITVISAWEDHGQGADIGAVSTAHEALRPMGVEPGKLKFTWASTQNPNSGPAGGSRSQVMVGNAIKDACEKLLQGAKKPGGGYMTYAEMKAAGKETRYAGKFTANEGTHCDANGQGCPFVVYMYGVFMAQVSVETATGKTSVDKMTMVADIGKIANKLAADGQMWGGLAQGIGLALSEDFEDIQKHSTMAGAGLPYIKDIPDDMELIYVESQRKHGPHGAAGAGELPLTSPHAAIINAIYNACGVRITHMPAYPEKVLAGLQAKA, from the coding sequence ATGATTCAAAAAGTATTCAGCGTCAACGAAGTGGAACACAACGTCATCGTCGATCCGGAGGCCAGTCTGGCAACCGTGCTGCGCGAGCAGCTGGGCCTGACCGGCACCAAGGTCGGCTGCGACCAGGGCCAATGCGGCGCGTGCAGCGTGATCCTGGACGGCAAGGTCGTGCGCTCGTGCGCCATGAAGATGAAGCGCATCGCAGATGGCGCCAAGGTCACCACCATCGAGGGCATAGGCACGCCGGACAAGCTGCATCCCGTGCAGCAGGCCTGGATCGCGCACGGCGCGGCCCAGTGCGGCTTCTGCTCGCCAGGCTTCATCGTCTCGGCCGTGGGCCTGCTGGAATCCAACCAGAATCCGTCCCGCCAGGACGTGCGCGACTGGTTCCAGAAGCACCGCAACGCCTGCCGCTGCACCGGCTACAAGCCCCTGGTGGACGCGGTCATGGACGCGGCCAAGGTCGTGCGCGGCGAGATGAGCATGGATGACCTGGCCTTCAAGATGCCCGACGACCAACGTATCTGGGGCTCCAAGTACCCCCGCCCCACGGCCGTGGCCAAGGTCACCGGCACGCTGGACTACGGCGCGGACCTGGGCGTGAAGATGCCCAAGGACACGCTGCACATGGCCCTGGTCCAGGCCAAGGTTTCCCACGCCAACATTAAGGGCATTGACACTTCCGAGGCCCTCAAAATGCCCGGCGTGCACTCGGTGCTCACGCACAAGGACGTAAAGGGCAAGAACCGCATCACCGGCCTGATCACCTTCCCCACCAACAAGGGCGACGGCTGGGACCGCCCCATCCTGTGCGACGAAAAGGTCTTCCAGTACGGTGACGCCATCGCCATCGTCTGCGCCGATTCCGAGTGCAACGCCCGCAAGGCGGCCGAGAAGGTCAAGGTGGACCTTGAGGAGCTGCCGGCCTACATGAGCGCTCCGGCGGCCATGGCCGAGGACGCCATCGAGATCCACCCCGGCACGCCCAACGTCTACTTCGAGCAGAAGCTGGCCAAGGGCGGGGACACCGCGCCGTTCTTCAACGGCGACGGCCACGTCACGGTGGAAGGCGACTTCTACCTGCAGCGTCAGCCGCACATGCCCATGGAGCCCGACGTCGGCTTCGCCTACAAGGGCGAGGACGGCAAGCTCTACATCCACTCCAAGTCCATCGGCGTGCATCTGCACCTGTATATGATCGCTCCTGGCCTGGGCGTGGAGCCCGAGAAGCTGGTGCTCGTGGCCAACCCCATGGGCGGCACCTTCGGCTACAAGTTCAGCCCCACCATGGAGGCCCTGGTCGGCGTGGCCGCCCTGGCCACCGGTCGGCCGGTGCACCTGCGCTACAATTATCAGCAGCAGCAACAGTACACCGGCAAACGCTCGCCCTGGTTCATCAATCTTAAATTGGCGGCGGACAAGGACGGCACACTCAAGGCCATGGAACACGACTATTCCGTGGACCACGGTCCCTACTCGGAGTTCGGCGACCTGCTGACCCTGCGCGGAGTGCAGTTTATCGGTGCGGGCTACCATATCCCCAACATCCGTGGCCTGGGCCGCACCGTGTGCACCAACCACGCCTGGGGTTCGGCCTTCCGCGGCTACGGCTCGCCGCAGAGTTTCTTCGCCTCGGAGTCGCTCATGGACATACTGGCCGAGAAGCTGGGCATGGATCCGCTGGAGCTGCGCTACAAGAACGCCTACCGCGAGGGTTCCACCAATCCCACGGGACAGGCTCCGGAGGTCTACAGCCTGCCGGAGATGATCGATATCCTGCGGCCCAAGTATGAAGCGGCCAAGAAAAAAGCCAAGGCCGAATCCACGGCTGCGGTCAAGAAGGGCGTGGGCGTCGCTGTCGGCGTGTACGGCTGCGGCCTGGACGGCCCGGACTCCGCCGAAGCCGACGTGGAGCTGAATGCCGACGGCACCATCACCGTTATCAGCGCCTGGGAGGATCACGGCCAGGGCGCGGACATCGGCGCCGTAAGCACCGCCCACGAAGCCCTGCGGCCCATGGGCGTGGAGCCGGGCAAGCTGAAGTTCACCTGGGCCAGCACCCAGAATCCCAACTCCGGTCCGGCCGGCGGCTCTCGCTCTCAGGTCATGGTGGGCAACGCCATCAAGGATGCCTGCGAAAAGCTCCTGCAGGGCGCAAAGAAGCCCGGCGGAGGCTACATGACCTATGCGGAGATGAAGGCCGCCGGCAAGGAGACCAGATACGCTGGCAAGTTCACGGCCAACGAAGGCACGCACTGCGACGCCAACGGCCAGGGCTGCCCATTTGTCGTATACATGTACGGCGTGTTCATGGCTCAGGTCAGCGTGGAAACGGCTACGGGCAAGACCAGCGTGGACAAGATGACCATGGTTGCCGATATCGGCAAGATCGCCAACAAGCTGGCCGCGGATGGCCAGATGTGGGGCGGTCTGGCCCAAGGCATCGGCCTGGCGCTGTCCGAGGACTTCGAGGACATCCAGAAGCACTCCACCATGGCTGGAGCCGGCCTGCCCTACATAAAGGACATTCCGGACGACATGGAACTGATCTACGTGGAATCCCAGCGCAAGCACGGCCCCCACGGCGCGGCCGGCGCAGGCGAACTGCCTCTGACCAGCCCGCATGCGGCCATCATCAACGCCATCTACAATGCCTGCGGCGTGCGCATCACGCACATGCCCGCGTACCCCGAGAAGGTTCTCGCTGGTTTGCAGGCTAAGGCTTAG
- a CDS encoding molybdopterin-binding protein, whose translation MKSIPVRQAVGSVLCHDITRIIPGEFKGRAFKRGHVIREEDVPTLLDLGKEHIYVFDLHEGQVHEDDAALRIARAAAGPGLTLGQPCEGRINFHATHDGLLKIRTGALREVNSVEQVVLSTIHTNQRVVRGRAVAGTRVVPLVIDNESIETVEAICREHAPLIEVRPFRRLGVGIVTTGSEVYHGRIKDKFGPVLRRKFSELGCTVIEQMFVPDKVEMTVEAIRALLTMGAELIAVTGGMSVDPDDQTPAGIRAAGGQVVTYGAPTFPGAMFMLANIGDVPVVGLPGCVMYAGASIFDLVVPRIVAGESIEREDIVALGHGGYCAGCAECRYPVCGFGKGG comes from the coding sequence ATGAAAAGCATTCCCGTGCGGCAGGCCGTGGGCAGCGTGCTCTGCCACGACATCACCCGCATCATCCCCGGCGAGTTCAAGGGCAGGGCCTTCAAGCGCGGCCACGTGATCCGCGAGGAAGACGTGCCCACGCTGCTCGACCTGGGCAAGGAGCACATCTACGTCTTCGATCTGCATGAAGGGCAGGTGCACGAGGACGACGCAGCCCTGCGCATCGCCAGGGCCGCGGCTGGTCCCGGCCTGACACTGGGCCAACCCTGTGAAGGGCGCATAAACTTCCACGCGACCCATGACGGGCTGCTAAAAATTCGCACCGGCGCTCTCCGGGAAGTCAATTCCGTCGAGCAGGTCGTCCTGTCCACCATCCACACGAATCAACGCGTGGTCAGAGGCCGCGCCGTGGCCGGCACACGAGTCGTGCCGCTGGTCATCGACAACGAAAGCATCGAGACGGTGGAGGCCATCTGCCGCGAACATGCTCCCCTTATCGAGGTGCGGCCCTTCCGCCGCCTGGGCGTGGGCATCGTGACCACGGGTAGCGAGGTCTACCACGGCCGCATCAAGGACAAGTTCGGTCCCGTGCTGCGGCGCAAGTTCAGTGAGTTGGGCTGCACCGTGATCGAGCAGATGTTCGTGCCGGACAAGGTGGAGATGACCGTGGAGGCGATCCGCGCGCTGCTGACCATGGGCGCCGAGCTCATCGCCGTGACCGGCGGCATGTCCGTGGACCCCGACGACCAGACTCCCGCCGGCATCCGCGCCGCTGGTGGCCAGGTGGTTACCTACGGCGCGCCGACCTTCCCCGGGGCCATGTTCATGCTGGCCAACATCGGCGACGTGCCGGTGGTGGGGCTGCCGGGCTGCGTCATGTACGCGGGCGCAAGCATCTTCGATCTGGTTGTGCCGCGCATCGTGGCGGGCGAGAGCATCGAGCGCGAGGACATCGTGGCCCTGGGCCACGGAGGCTACTGCGCGGGCTGCGCCGAGTGCCGTTATCCGGTCTGCGGTTTCGGCAAAGGCGGCTGA
- a CDS encoding sigma factor-like helix-turn-helix DNA-binding protein, with translation MSKNKYVRKSRMSEDEFKKLVNLFALDMDAASIAEALGFSRNTVNAYLHRIRRRIAEHSMQFSLELQTLGERFFVLRQAGRRHEPAGPVVIYGAIQRNRTIYVDVHAERLREALDTIFSGRMYVEGTLDPMTGERFSTYVDLDFGEEGVFEPKQGFVVQRHSPAEELPRFLLFTRSRIHRLRGIRAEVFPLHLKETEFRFNFSGVSIYSMLMRLFTERRLE, from the coding sequence ATGAGCAAGAACAAATACGTGCGCAAATCACGCATGTCCGAAGATGAGTTCAAAAAACTGGTCAATCTCTTCGCCCTGGACATGGACGCCGCGAGTATCGCCGAGGCGCTGGGTTTTTCGCGCAACACCGTCAACGCCTACCTGCACCGCATCCGTCGACGCATCGCCGAGCACTCGATGCAGTTCTCCCTGGAACTGCAGACCCTGGGCGAGCGTTTCTTTGTGTTGCGTCAGGCTGGACGTAGGCACGAGCCGGCCGGTCCGGTGGTCATCTACGGTGCGATCCAGCGCAACCGCACAATCTACGTGGACGTGCATGCCGAGCGGCTGCGCGAAGCGCTCGATACCATCTTTAGCGGCAGAATGTACGTGGAGGGCACGCTGGACCCCATGACCGGGGAGCGCTTCAGCACCTATGTGGATCTGGATTTCGGCGAGGAAGGCGTATTCGAGCCCAAACAAGGCTTCGTCGTGCAGCGCCACAGCCCGGCCGAGGAACTGCCGCGTTTCCTGCTCTTCACCAGAAGCCGCATCCACAGGCTGCGCGGCATTCGCGCCGAGGTATTCCCCCTGCACCTCAAAGAGACCGAATTCCGCTTCAATTTTAGCGGAGTAAGCATTTACTCCATGCTCATGCGTCTGTTCACCGAGCGCAGGTTGGAATGA
- the fdhD gene encoding formate dehydrogenase accessory sulfurtransferase FdhD, translating to MSTARRTIRRFDDDGEHDVRDTLAVEEPLEIVVDGAPYAVTMRLPGDDVHLVMGFLLTEGVIASREDILSMDYCQGSLGARRIFVELRPGRMAAQTKPQRREFLSKSSCGLCGKVSLGDVHTDIPRVSSVHAINRNTLLGLKSSIEKRQGLFHQTGATHFAAIFDARHELLAFAEDIGRHNALDKAIGAVLAADARDLAYLGIVSSRLSFEMVQKAGALGLEMLAGLSVATSLAVEMAENLGITLIGHLRATRMNVYTGGERIISDEKLPNLVLQEELLTALVDNHAT from the coding sequence ATGAGTACGGCACGCAGGACCATCCGACGGTTCGACGATGATGGGGAGCATGACGTGCGCGATACGCTGGCCGTGGAGGAGCCGCTGGAGATCGTCGTGGACGGCGCGCCCTATGCCGTGACCATGCGCTTGCCCGGAGACGACGTGCATCTCGTCATGGGCTTTCTGCTCACCGAAGGCGTCATCGCCTCACGCGAGGACATCTTGTCCATGGACTACTGCCAGGGCAGCCTTGGCGCACGGAGGATCTTCGTCGAGCTGCGCCCTGGCCGGATGGCTGCCCAGACAAAGCCGCAACGCCGGGAATTCCTGAGCAAGTCCAGCTGCGGACTGTGCGGCAAGGTCTCGCTCGGGGATGTGCATACTGATATCCCGCGCGTCTCGTCGGTTCATGCGATCAACCGCAACACTCTCCTGGGCTTGAAGAGCAGCATTGAAAAGCGGCAAGGGCTGTTTCACCAGACCGGGGCCACCCATTTCGCCGCCATCTTCGACGCCCGCCACGAGCTGCTCGCCTTTGCCGAGGACATCGGCCGCCACAACGCCCTGGACAAGGCCATAGGCGCGGTGCTCGCCGCCGACGCCAGGGATCTCGCCTATCTGGGCATCGTATCGTCCCGCTTGAGTTTCGAGATGGTCCAGAAGGCCGGAGCCCTCGGCCTCGAGATGCTCGCAGGGCTGTCCGTGGCCACAAGCCTGGCCGTGGAGATGGCGGAGAATCTGGGCATTACGCTGATAGGTCATTTGCGGGCCACGCGAATGAATGTCTACACCGGCGGCGAGCGCATCATTTCGGACGAAAAGCTGCCTAACCTTGTCCTGCAGGAGGAGCTGCTTACGGCTCTCGTGGATAATCACGCGACATGA
- a CDS encoding formate dehydrogenase accessory protein FdhE yields MQTESQAIQPDPRVIEAVEALSNRRPALVPLLAAFGGLLAHKAALAERLADSIPQGAVCVDPARLAQGVPLLAGADLSALREALNEAVVVFLPLLAEAFPALNIELSHVAVGLDHPDQERADVAALARHLLDGNEEALAQAAEGMNVPAGVLVFALRGVLGPVLAAVDESVRARMAGITWTKGFCPVCGSLPGLAALSKVGDLGSEFLRGGGGQKHLHCSLCGHDWRIARGMCPVCENSDKDQREYFRVEGEAVEKVDICLKCGLYVPCVDLRELDGEPPLEVLSLGMAHLDILARQKGYRPAAWLPWNQID; encoded by the coding sequence GTGCAGACAGAATCGCAGGCCATACAGCCTGATCCGCGCGTCATAGAGGCGGTTGAGGCATTGAGTAACCGGCGTCCGGCTCTAGTGCCCTTGCTGGCGGCCTTTGGAGGGCTTTTGGCGCACAAGGCTGCCTTGGCCGAACGCCTGGCCGACTCCATTCCCCAAGGCGCGGTTTGCGTGGACCCCGCGCGGCTCGCCCAAGGCGTCCCGCTGCTGGCCGGCGCGGATCTGTCCGCGCTGCGTGAGGCCCTGAATGAGGCTGTAGTCGTGTTTCTCCCGTTGCTGGCCGAGGCTTTCCCAGCTCTTAACATCGAGCTGAGCCATGTCGCCGTGGGCCTGGACCATCCGGACCAGGAGCGTGCCGATGTCGCCGCCCTGGCGCGTCATCTGCTCGACGGCAATGAGGAGGCCTTGGCTCAGGCGGCGGAAGGCATGAACGTGCCCGCTGGAGTGCTCGTCTTCGCCCTGCGCGGCGTCCTGGGTCCGGTGCTGGCGGCCGTGGACGAATCGGTCCGCGCCCGCATGGCCGGGATCACCTGGACCAAAGGCTTCTGTCCCGTGTGCGGTTCGCTGCCGGGATTGGCCGCGCTGTCCAAGGTCGGCGATCTGGGTTCCGAGTTCCTGCGCGGCGGCGGAGGGCAAAAGCATCTGCACTGCTCCCTGTGCGGGCACGACTGGCGCATCGCGCGCGGGATGTGCCCCGTGTGCGAGAATTCGGACAAGGATCAGCGCGAGTATTTCCGGGTGGAAGGCGAGGCCGTGGAAAAGGTCGATATCTGCCTCAAATGCGGACTCTACGTGCCGTGCGTCGATCTGCGCGAGCTGGACGGCGAGCCGCCTTTGGAAGTTCTCTCCCTGGGCATGGCGCACCTGGATATCCTGGCGCGCCAAAAAGGCTACCGTCCCGCAGCCTGGCTGCCCTGGAACCAGATCGACTAA
- a CDS encoding 4Fe-4S dicluster domain-containing protein translates to MPKAFFVDTSRCTACRGCQLACKEWYELPANETLQQGSHQNPPDLNANNYKVVRFSEQLVDGKVNWFFFPDQCRHCTEPPCKMVADGYMEGAVIQDEKTGAVLFTEKTKQLGKDDFEDVRGACPYSIPRRDEKTGLWAKCTGCQTRVAKGLLPACVKACPTGAMNFGERADMLALAEKRLAVVKKDFPRASLADPDSVNVIYLLQDEPSLYHAYSVAQAPAGLNRKEFLARLASPLTRTVERLMRS, encoded by the coding sequence ATGCCTAAGGCATTCTTTGTCGATACATCCCGGTGCACGGCTTGCCGCGGCTGCCAGCTCGCATGCAAGGAGTGGTACGAGCTCCCCGCCAATGAGACCTTGCAGCAGGGAAGCCATCAGAATCCCCCGGACCTCAACGCGAACAACTACAAGGTCGTGCGCTTCAGCGAGCAGCTCGTGGACGGCAAGGTGAACTGGTTCTTCTTCCCGGACCAGTGCCGCCACTGCACCGAGCCGCCCTGCAAGATGGTCGCCGACGGCTACATGGAAGGCGCCGTCATCCAGGACGAGAAGACCGGCGCGGTGCTCTTCACCGAGAAAACCAAGCAGCTCGGAAAGGATGACTTCGAGGATGTTCGCGGGGCCTGCCCGTATAGCATTCCGCGCCGCGACGAAAAGACCGGCCTGTGGGCCAAGTGCACCGGCTGCCAGACCCGCGTGGCAAAGGGGCTTCTGCCGGCCTGCGTCAAAGCCTGCCCCACCGGGGCCATGAACTTCGGCGAGCGCGCGGATATGCTGGCCCTGGCCGAAAAGCGCCTGGCCGTGGTCAAGAAGGACTTCCCGCGTGCCAGCCTGGCGGACCCGGACAGCGTGAACGTGATCTACCTGCTGCAGGACGAGCCCAGTCTGTACCACGCCTACAGCGTGGCCCAGGCGCCGGCCGGCCTGAACCGCAAGGAGTTCCTGGCGCGCTTGGCCTCGCCGCTGACGCGCACCGTCGAGCGCCTCATGCGCTCCTGA